The genome window AATAATCGCTTTTCCGAAGAAGGTTTTCCGGCCGATTACTTTATCTGTCTGACGATCGGGATCATCGATCTAAATAGTTTTGAAGTCACCCTGAGCAACGGCGGAATGTCAGTCCCGCCCTTTATAGTGCATGAAAACGGAGAAATATCAGTCTTCAGCTGCCAGGGCCTGCCCATCACTGTTTTTGAGGAAGGGGATTATTCACAGTGCGTTAAGAAGCTGCAGCCCGGAGATACCCTGCATTGTCATACCGACGGTCTGACCGAGCAGGAAAATGAGACCGGAAGGAGATTCACGGAAAAAAAGCTGCAGAGGACAGCCAGAGATGCGGCTGGAAAAGATGTCGAGCGGACTCTGGACGCTATCTATGATAATTTCAACGCTTTCCGCGGCGAAAAAGAGGTACAGGACGATCTGACTTCCCTGGTACTGCGGCGCAGCTGATCACCCGCGATTATATCAGCGGGGTTTCCCCGCATCTATTTTCTCCCTTGTCGCTGCTGCCATTTTATTGTATAATTTGAATTGAAGGGAGAAAAATAACAGAAAATAATCAACATTCAGGATATGTAAATCACGGATGGGAGGTGAACTGCTGTGTCAAAAATGGTCAGCTTCCTCTATAAACTCTCCCGCAAAGCCAACGACGCTGAAACCCTGGCCAGCGGCGATCCGGAGAGAATGGCCAAAAGAGCCAAAAACAAATTCGTGGGCAGGAAATTGATGAAGAAATTGATGAAATAAAAAATAAAAAGACTTAAACCGAGCATACAGATAATCCAAAAAGAGGAGGATGAAAAAAATATGAAAGAGATACTCAGCGAACGCAAGCTGGGCGAAAAGCTGACTCTGGGAGTTCAGGCCGAGGCCGATGAAGTCGGGCTTTATCTGGCTTCTGAGGACGTGTCGGCCAGCTGTGCCTTTTTGCCCGATGAATGGGATAATTTCGTAGAAGCGGTAAAAGCAGCCGACCAAAAAATTCAGGATCAGATCTGATAAAGAATAGAACGCCGGAATCACCCTTTACATTTTTTCAGGCCGCTTCTGCTTCTGGAAACTTTTTTGCTTCTTTCAGCAGCAGAAGCTTTCTTTATTTAGGCAGGTTCCAGGCGATAATTTGCACGCAGCAGGTAAAGCCGGTTTGCAATCGCACCTATTTCCTGATAAACTTCCATAGGTAGATAGGCAGCCCCTTTTACTTACAAAATCGATAAAGTCACAGGTTCAGGAGGTTTTAGCATGCAGCAGGACAGCGCTTCTCAGGGGGAGAGTCTCCGGGATCGGCTTAAAAGCGAAAAGATGACAGCTTTTTTCTTCTGTCTGCCGGCCCTGATTCCGCTCACAGTTTTCTGGGTATTCCCTCTGCTTTTTGCCCTTTATCTGAGCATGACCAACTGGGATCTCATGATGCCGGTGTATGACTTTGTCGGGCCTGAGAATTATCTCCGGCTTTTTCGCGATCCCGAATTTTACCGCACCCTCTGGAACACCCTTTATTTCACCGCCGGCAGCGTTATTCCCGCCGTGCTGGGCGGTCTAATTCTGGCTATCATAGTCAAAGGAAAAGTTCTGGGCCGAACAGTTCATCAAACTCTGCTGTTTTCGCCCTGGGTCACCCCGCTGGTAGCCATGGCCATAGTTTTTTCCTGGATTTTCGATCCGGGAACAGGTCTGATAAATTACATACTGCAGCTTTTCAATCTGCCGGCGCTGCCCTGGTATGCCAGCTCGGACTGGGCCATGCCGGTTGTGATAGCGGTCAGCGTCTGGAGAACTCTGGGTTATTCCATGGTCTTTTATGTGGTGGCCCTGGAGCGAATTCCTGATTCGATCTATGAGCAGGCGAAAATCGATGGAGTCAATTTCTGGAGCCGTTTTCGTCATATAACGCTGCCGCTGGTCTCGCCCACCACTCTGTTTCTGTCGGTGGTGCTCACAATTCAGGCCCTGCGCGCCTTCGACCAGATAGATATAATCACCCAGGGCGGTCCGGCCGGAGCCACCCGCACCCTGCTTTATCACTATTATCAGTCGGCCTTTGAACGCTTTCACGCCGGTGAAGCCGCCGCTATCGGCATAGTTATTCTGGTCATTGCCGGGCTTTTTGCGCTGGCCCAGTTTTTGATCTCAAAAAAATACGTTCATTATCAATAGTTCTATGCAGCTATCATATCTTATTAAATCAGCGATCATTATTCGTGCATTCAGGAGGCAACAGATATGAGCAGTAAAGACAGTTCTCAGGAAAAAACCACTGCTGCCGAACTTTCTGCCGCCGGCGAAAGCGCAGCCGGGAGCAGCAGGGGCCGACCCGGATGGAAAAAAACTTTGAGCAGGGTTGTGCCCAATATCTTCATTGCCGCCATGAGTTTTATCATGATCTTTCCCTTCCTGTGGATGTTTGCCAGCGCTTTGATGACCCAGGAGGAAATAGCCAGCTATCCGCCCACATTTATACCCGCGTCACCGCAGTGGAGCCATTTTCTCGAGGCCTGGCAGTCAGCCCCCTTTAATATCTACATATTCAACAGCTTTTTTACCGCTTCAGCCATAGTTGCCCTGCATATAATAACTACAGCTCTGTTCGCCTATGCTATAACCCAGCTGAATTTCCGGTTTAGAAAACCACTTTTTGTTATCGTGATGGCCACCTATATGCTGCCGGTGCCGGTCACCTATGTTCCCAGCTATATCGTGCTTTCCTGGCTGGGCTGGCTTGATACCTATCAGGGCATCATCTTTTCCAACTCGGTCAGCGTCTTCGCCATCTTTTTGGCCCGTCAGGCCTTTCTGCAGGTGCCTGACGAGCTGGTCGATGCCTCCAAGGTCGACGGGGCCAGCCACTGGACCATCCTGTGGAAGGTGTTCTTTCCTCTCACCAAACCTATCTTTATCACCTTCGGTCTGATAAATTTTGTGCTCATGTACAACAATTATCTCTGGCCGCTTTTGATAATCCGCAGCGAGAGGCTTTATCTGATAACCATCGGACTTCGCCAATTTTTCATCGAACAGGGAGCCTACGGAGTCAACTGGCCGCTTATCATGGCCGCCAGCACAATCGTGGTAACTCCGCTGCTCATTCTCTTTTTCATCACCCAGAAATGGTTCATAAAAGGTGTCGGCGATACCGGGGTCAAGGGGTGATTTTTTCCGCATAAACTCCGCTCCCGGTTCAATTTTTTCAATCCATAGATCCTTTAAAACTCACTAAAATTCGGAGGTGAGCGCTTTGTTAAAAAAGATACTGAGAACTACCCTGATGTCATTGCTTATTTTAGCTGCTGCAGCAGGTCTTTCTTTTCAGTCTGTGGACGCTGAACCGGTGGAAATCGACTTCTATTATGGCCTGGGCGGATACCTGGGCGAAGTTGTGGAGGAATTTATCGAGGAATTCAACGAGGAGAATCCGGATGTGGAAGTTGAAGGCCATACTTTCGGCGATTACGATGAAGCCCTGCAGGCCTTTCAGTCCGGTGTTGCTGCCGGCGATCCGCCGGAGGCGGTCATGCTCGATCCAACCCCCGCGGTGGAATTTGCCGACCGCGAAATAACCGCTTCTTTGAGCGATTTTATCGACGAGGATGAGGATGCCGACCGCGACGATTATGTGGAAGCCTTCACCGAAATGACCAAAATTGACGGCGAACAGCACGCTATTCCCATGTTCGGTACCACTCAGCTTCTCTACTATCGTCACGATCTCTTCGAAGAAGAGGGCATCTCTCCCGATAAGCTGGAAACCTGGGAGGGACTGGGCGAAGCCGCCGCTCAGCTGGCCGCCCGGGAGGATGTAGAATACGGCTGGATGCCCATGTGGGATCGCATTAACCTGATGGATGTAGTTTACTCCCGGGGAGGAGAGGTGCTGAGCGATGACGGCACCGAGGTCAGGCTCACCGACGAAGCATGGGTGGAAAGCTGGGAGGCGCTGCGACAGTGGATCCATGAAGATGAAATACTGGGCTTAAACCACGGCGGCGTAGGCTGGGAATACTGGTATGACACCATCGACGATGTTCTGGAAGGCCGGGCAGCCGGTTATACCGGTTCCAGCGGCGACCAGGGCGATCTCGACTTCGATAAAGTTTCAGCCGCTGTTCAGCCCGGCTGGGAAGCTCACGACGGAGAACCCGCTCCCATCGCCGAAGCCAAATATGGCGTGGTGCCGGCCCGCATCTCGGAAGAAAAACAGGAAGCCGCCTATGAATGGCTGGCCTTTTTCACCAGCCCGGAAAAGACTGCCGAGTGGAATATGAAGACGGGCTATCTGGCCGTCCGTCATTCCGCCCAGGAAGATCCGGAATTCCAGGAGTTTCTCGAAGATAATCCGCAGGCTGAAGTTCCTCTCCAGCAGCTGGAAGTCGCCTCGCCGATTTTCATCGATCCGACCGGAGGCGAGATAAATCAGGCCATTGACGACGCTATAGACGCCATTCTCATAGAAAACGTGCCGGCCGAAGAAGCGCTGCAGTCGGCCGAAAGTCGGGCCCAGCGAGCTCTGGACGTAGTTCAGTAAATAAGCAGATAATTTAAAAATCCGGTCTGAAAATCAACCGGTTCAATACCAGGACCAAAAACATCCATAAAAAGATCACACCGCCGGCCCTTTCCAGGCCGGCGGTTTCCTGTTTTTTTATGTTTGGAGAAGCCAAAATTTCCGGGAGATGTCGGCAGAGAACTGGAAAATGAAGGGGTTAGGGCGATAACTGCCGACTGCGGCTATATGGCGATGTTTCAGAGAAAAATGGCCGCTTTTTGGCCTGTACCCAGCTGGCAGGTTTTTACGGGGAAGATGAAAAACTTTTATGGGAAGCAGCAGATATTGCTGAAACGCTGGGCAATAATTAATTCATGCTTTCAATAAACTAGATATGCTTGCTATAAAAAGCAGCTTGGCCTTTGCTGGCAGCTCTTCAACAACAGCAGCATTTTCTACATAATTCTCCATCTTGGCCAGAAACATTCCCCCTTTCATCATGAGGCTGGCAATTTCATTATACGTTAGCATTATAATTTTTGCTGGTAAATAGAACCATAAAAAATAAAGTCTTAGTTTTGAACGAAAAAATTTTAATCATGATTAGGAAGGAATTTCCCCCTTTATACAGAAACAACTTAATGAAGAGTATATGAAATATTGTTTTATAATATAAAATTCTAAAGTCAACTAATAATAATTTAGTTAGCTTTATAAAATATAAATGCTTAGGGGGAGAAAAATGAATAAGGATGATTGGAAGCTTTTGTGTGACATTGTTGATTTCAAAAAGTTGGGAGCTGCACCCGTTGGTTTTATTATAGACAGTCCGTGGTTGCCCGAATGGTATGATGTCTCACATATGAATTTTTATCGGCAGGACAATACATGGCTTAATGCAAATTTAAAGGCAATACAAAAATTTTCCGATGTAATGTTCTTACCAGGTTT of Halarsenatibacter silvermanii contains these proteins:
- a CDS encoding carbohydrate ABC transporter permease; protein product: MQQDSASQGESLRDRLKSEKMTAFFFCLPALIPLTVFWVFPLLFALYLSMTNWDLMMPVYDFVGPENYLRLFRDPEFYRTLWNTLYFTAGSVIPAVLGGLILAIIVKGKVLGRTVHQTLLFSPWVTPLVAMAIVFSWIFDPGTGLINYILQLFNLPALPWYASSDWAMPVVIAVSVWRTLGYSMVFYVVALERIPDSIYEQAKIDGVNFWSRFRHITLPLVSPTTLFLSVVLTIQALRAFDQIDIITQGGPAGATRTLLYHYYQSAFERFHAGEAAAIGIVILVIAGLFALAQFLISKKYVHYQ
- a CDS encoding carbohydrate ABC transporter permease, encoding MSSKDSSQEKTTAAELSAAGESAAGSSRGRPGWKKTLSRVVPNIFIAAMSFIMIFPFLWMFASALMTQEEIASYPPTFIPASPQWSHFLEAWQSAPFNIYIFNSFFTASAIVALHIITTALFAYAITQLNFRFRKPLFVIVMATYMLPVPVTYVPSYIVLSWLGWLDTYQGIIFSNSVSVFAIFLARQAFLQVPDELVDASKVDGASHWTILWKVFFPLTKPIFITFGLINFVLMYNNYLWPLLIIRSERLYLITIGLRQFFIEQGAYGVNWPLIMAASTIVVTPLLILFFITQKWFIKGVGDTGVKG
- a CDS encoding extracellular solute-binding protein — encoded protein: MLKKILRTTLMSLLILAAAAGLSFQSVDAEPVEIDFYYGLGGYLGEVVEEFIEEFNEENPDVEVEGHTFGDYDEALQAFQSGVAAGDPPEAVMLDPTPAVEFADREITASLSDFIDEDEDADRDDYVEAFTEMTKIDGEQHAIPMFGTTQLLYYRHDLFEEEGISPDKLETWEGLGEAAAQLAAREDVEYGWMPMWDRINLMDVVYSRGGEVLSDDGTEVRLTDEAWVESWEALRQWIHEDEILGLNHGGVGWEYWYDTIDDVLEGRAAGYTGSSGDQGDLDFDKVSAAVQPGWEAHDGEPAPIAEAKYGVVPARISEEKQEAAYEWLAFFTSPEKTAEWNMKTGYLAVRHSAQEDPEFQEFLEDNPQAEVPLQQLEVASPIFIDPTGGEINQAIDDAIDAILIENVPAEEALQSAESRAQRALDVVQ